From the genome of Virgibacillus proomii, one region includes:
- a CDS encoding YveK family protein — MEETISLKEIFAVLKKRFLLIMACIIGAGVIAAIVSYFILTPAYEANSSFIVNQSQQDADKQYNISDIQTNVELINTYNVIIKSPRILDAVIEKLNLDMTNDHLAEKIQVSSEEQSQVVTVTATDESPEQAVEMANTTVTTFQDEIPDLMNVDNVKILSEAYLGANPTPVSPKPMLNLAIAIVLGAMIGVGIAFLLEYLDNTITTEEDVEKHLHTPVIGTISTVQDSDINNFMNAQSKRERGSYHATQKKSV, encoded by the coding sequence ATGGAAGAAACTATTTCCTTAAAGGAGATATTTGCTGTCTTAAAAAAACGTTTCTTGCTCATTATGGCTTGTATAATTGGTGCAGGAGTAATTGCTGCCATTGTCAGCTATTTTATTTTAACACCAGCATATGAAGCAAATTCTTCTTTTATCGTAAATCAAAGTCAACAAGACGCAGATAAACAGTATAATATTAGTGATATACAAACGAATGTGGAGCTGATCAATACATATAATGTAATTATAAAAAGCCCGCGAATTCTTGATGCAGTTATTGAAAAGCTAAACCTAGATATGACTAACGATCATTTAGCAGAAAAAATCCAAGTTTCTAGTGAGGAGCAATCTCAAGTTGTAACCGTAACCGCAACCGATGAGAGTCCAGAACAAGCTGTAGAAATGGCAAATACAACAGTTACAACATTTCAAGATGAAATTCCCGATTTAATGAATGTGGATAATGTCAAAATTTTATCAGAAGCTTATTTAGGAGCAAATCCAACACCTGTATCACCGAAACCAATGTTAAATCTTGCCATTGCAATTGTGCTTGGTGCAATGATCGGTGTCGGGATTGCGTTCTTATTAGAGTATCTGGATAACACCATTACAACAGAAGAAGATGTAGAAAAACATCTACATACGCCAGTAATAGGAACGATATCTACCGTTCAAGATTCCGATATTAATAATTTTATGAACGCACAATCTAAACGGGAAAGGGGGAGCTACCATGCTACACAAAAAAAATCAGTCTAG
- a CDS encoding C40 family peptidase — protein sequence MSNKKLMMSVTASAAIASAFFVTEEAEAASYKVKSGDSLWTIAQKYNTTVSQLKSINNLTSNVIFPNQIIKTPNHGSSSNKTSNSKSNNRSNSGATTYTVKLGDTLSGIAIKHNVSLSNLMKWNNLNSTLIYPGNVLVVSKNGSNNSGSSNSGNSGSSNSSQSYIVKSGDTLSGIAAKYNVSVANLKSWNNLRSDLILVGQKLNVGKKASSGSSGSSSTGSSGNSTYVVKSGDTLSGIAAKYNVSVANLKSWNNLRSDVILVGQKLSIGKKASSGSNGGASGSSGNGSSGNTNAGYNVNTVVQTAKSFQGVPYVWGGSTPSGFDCSGFIHYVYNKGGKSMSRTSSTGYYNRSYHINNPKVGDLVFFSGTYRPGISHLGVYLGNGNFIHAGSNGVEISNLSNSYWKSHFDSFKRFY from the coding sequence GTGAGTAACAAAAAGTTAATGATGTCCGTTACTGCATCGGCAGCAATAGCATCCGCTTTCTTTGTTACCGAAGAAGCAGAAGCAGCATCTTATAAAGTAAAAAGTGGAGATTCATTATGGACAATCGCTCAAAAGTACAATACTACGGTATCGCAGCTTAAATCAATTAATAATCTAACTAGTAATGTAATCTTTCCGAATCAAATTATTAAAACTCCTAATCATGGAAGTAGTTCTAATAAAACTTCTAATTCTAAATCGAACAACAGATCAAACAGTGGTGCAACTACATACACCGTAAAACTTGGTGATACGTTAAGTGGCATTGCTATAAAACATAATGTCTCTTTAAGCAACCTAATGAAATGGAACAACCTTAACTCCACTTTAATCTATCCAGGAAATGTCCTTGTTGTTAGTAAGAATGGCTCCAACAACAGTGGATCAAGCAACTCTGGAAATTCAGGGAGTTCGAATAGTTCGCAGAGCTACATTGTTAAATCAGGGGATACTCTTTCTGGCATTGCTGCAAAATATAATGTCAGCGTTGCTAACTTGAAAAGCTGGAACAATTTGCGCTCAGACTTAATTTTAGTCGGTCAAAAGCTTAACGTTGGCAAAAAAGCTAGCTCCGGCTCAAGTGGGAGTTCAAGCACCGGATCAAGTGGAAATTCGACATATGTTGTCAAATCAGGAGATACTCTTTCTGGCATTGCTGCAAAATATAATGTCAGCGTCGCTAACTTGAAAAGCTGGAACAACTTGCGCTCAGACGTAATCCTAGTTGGTCAGAAACTCAGCATTGGCAAAAAAGCTAGCTCCGGCTCAAATGGTGGGGCAAGTGGAAGTTCTGGTAATGGTTCATCAGGAAATACGAACGCTGGTTACAACGTAAACACCGTTGTGCAGACCGCAAAGAGTTTTCAAGGTGTACCATATGTTTGGGGTGGATCAACACCTTCAGGATTTGACTGTAGTGGTTTTATTCATTACGTCTACAATAAAGGCGGTAAGAGTATGAGCCGTACTTCAAGCACTGGTTATTATAACCGCTCCTATCATATTAATAATCCAAAAGTAGGTGACCTTGTCTTCTTCTCAGGGACTTATCGCCCAGGAATTTCTCATTTAGGTGTTTATCTAGGAAATGGTAACTTCATTCACGCTGGCTCAAACGGCGTAGAAATTAGCAATCTAAGTAACTCTTATTGGAAAAGTCATTTTGATAGCTTTAAGCGATTCTATTAA